From the Prosthecobacter fusiformis genome, one window contains:
- a CDS encoding APC family permease, protein MAENTPASSPTSELKQTIGGWQILFYGLGSMLGAGIYALIGRAAETLGNAVWLAFLMALLAAMLTGLSYACVGSRYARAGGAAYVTQRSLRKPWLSYVVGIAVMMSGLTSMATGSQAIAENLARALNMELPIKLVAIALVFLVGCIIYRGLRESMWANIVCTVVEASGLIFIIAVGARYWGGVDYFETANDTVAGGSGSGITLALVMQGAVLTFYSFIGFEDILNVSEEVKNPRRNIPFGLIGAMILATLIYMAVAITAVSVVPWRELAASKTPLMEVAHRAAPWFQGIDSVYVGITIFAIGNTALLNYIMGSRLLYGMSKQGLLPAILSKVHPVRHSPHVAIAVLFFIVSALILSGGVKQLAESTVLLLLTVFTVVNISLVVLKLRPGEEKGGFEVPLIIPALGAFVCAALIFVRLQAALTTGGEAERTAPIIAIAIIGISLLLYRVLKPKDVTPTVDI, encoded by the coding sequence ATGGCTGAAAACACTCCCGCTTCATCCCCCACGTCCGAGCTCAAGCAAACCATCGGCGGCTGGCAGATTCTCTTTTACGGCCTCGGCTCCATGCTCGGTGCTGGTATCTATGCCCTCATTGGCCGCGCCGCGGAAACGTTGGGCAATGCCGTCTGGCTCGCCTTCCTCATGGCCCTCCTCGCCGCCATGCTCACCGGCCTTTCTTATGCCTGCGTGGGCAGCCGTTATGCACGCGCAGGCGGTGCCGCTTACGTCACCCAGCGCTCCCTTCGCAAGCCCTGGCTCAGTTATGTTGTCGGCATCGCCGTCATGATGAGCGGCCTCACCAGCATGGCCACCGGTTCCCAGGCCATCGCTGAAAACCTGGCCCGTGCTCTCAATATGGAGCTGCCCATCAAGCTCGTCGCCATCGCCCTCGTCTTCCTCGTCGGTTGCATCATTTATCGCGGCTTGAGGGAGAGCATGTGGGCAAACATCGTCTGCACCGTCGTCGAAGCCTCAGGCCTCATCTTCATCATCGCCGTCGGCGCACGCTACTGGGGCGGAGTGGATTATTTTGAAACGGCCAATGACACCGTTGCAGGCGGCTCCGGCTCCGGCATCACACTCGCCCTCGTCATGCAGGGGGCCGTGCTAACCTTCTATTCATTCATCGGTTTTGAAGACATCCTCAATGTTAGCGAGGAAGTCAAAAATCCGCGCCGCAACATCCCCTTCGGTCTCATCGGAGCCATGATCCTGGCCACCCTCATTTACATGGCCGTCGCCATCACCGCCGTCTCCGTCGTCCCCTGGCGCGAGCTCGCCGCCAGCAAGACCCCTCTCATGGAGGTCGCCCACCGCGCAGCCCCTTGGTTTCAGGGCATTGATAGCGTCTATGTCGGCATCACCATCTTCGCCATCGGCAATACCGCCCTGCTCAATTACATCATGGGTTCCCGTCTTCTTTATGGCATGAGCAAGCAGGGCCTCCTCCCTGCTATTCTTTCCAAAGTTCATCCCGTCCGCCACTCTCCTCACGTAGCCATCGCCGTCCTCTTCTTCATCGTCAGTGCCCTCATTCTCAGCGGCGGTGTCAAGCAGCTCGCGGAATCCACCGTGCTCCTCCTCCTCACCGTCTTCACCGTCGTCAATATCTCCCTCGTTGTCCTAAAACTGCGCCCGGGTGAGGAAAAAGGCGGCTTCGAAGTCCCCCTCATCATCCCTGCTCTGGGTGCATTTGTTTGCGCCGCTCTCATCTTCGTTCGTCTTCAGGCAGCACTCACCACCGGTGGCGAAGCTGAGCGTACCGCCCCCATCATCGCCATCGCCATCATCGGCATCAGCCTCCTGCTTTACCGAGTTCTCAAGCCCAAAGACGTCACCCCGACCGTGGACATCTGA
- a CDS encoding hydantoinase B/oxoprolinase family protein: MWRIATDTGGTFTDAFAQDPQGVETRCKVLSTGVLRVRVIACPAPDQWCIEGLPLMAAGFYKGFHGVIIGTSGEGIPFSVTGHRQTNASAPNQSLLEIAHSATDLPLPPFLIDLTTGEEAPVLATRLLTHTPLGQPFPPLELRLATTRATNALLERKGSPTAFFITQGFGDLLKIGDQRRSDLFALQHEPRPIFCAAIAEVPERIATDGHLILSLDEAAVIAQAQAFVSKGYRHAAVALLHSYAHPQHEDRVAALLLAAGFTHVTLSSQIAPFTKILPRAQSAVANAYLTGPVEAFIQGVARPLSGSSLSILNSAGGLESTTAIRPKDLLLSGPAGGALGAANAAASLGHRRILTLDMGGTSTDVARIDGRPGYRFSQNVAGMQLLAPCVAIETVAAGGGSICQWTPHGLAVGPESAGSHPGPACYGRGGPLTITDVNLLLGRFDPSRAPIPLDADAGRNRLSELFSLSTGFSDQDELLHACLNLAVEHMADAIRRISVAEGYDPRDYALLAFGGAGPQHACAVADRLGITTILAPENAGILSAVGLHQAVPERLAEKQVLRPLDECLDHVDGWIGELITEATTALKAAMDTLPHGQAHPSSLLAELRLRGQDTPIQVAFEKSSDLPLRYRQSYERLFGYTPPSHRIIELVSLRVVVSFQPASIALPTTPPEIPLGIGPLLIQDAFSTLVVSSGWQAAHVPGFSHILTRSQTAAPSEPHVQPLSRDLVRHRLHSIVTDMGALLCRTSISTNIRERLDFSCALLDASGRLISSAPHIPVHLGALGVCVREATRGFSLQPGDTLITNHPAYGGSHLPDVTLITPAFDSSGTLLGFVANRAHHAEIGGITPGSMPATATSLVQEGVVISPQHLVRAGQSCFETIATLLNTSPYPTRNLADNLADLHAQLAANLLGADRLRDLAGDSPQALLECLDAILAHSAQVMQRQIPHIQDGMAQQTLDDGSLIRVHITHPTPARLRLDFTGTSPVHPHNLNATRAIVSSAVLYTLRLLLQEDLPLNEGLLEPVEIILPKGTLLNPVFTGDPAQDPAVVGGNVEVSQRLVDTLLLAFRLQACSQGTMNNFLFGDGRFGYYETIAGGTGAGPGYHGADALHSHMTNTAITDPEIIEQRYPVRLHEFSIRQHSGGTGQWHGGNGIVREFEFLQPLTVSLLTQHRQSAPYGLEGGQGGSCGRQFLIQGQDSTILPSSTSFPVQPGERIRIETPGGGGWGQITS, translated from the coding sequence ATGTGGCGCATCGCGACCGACACCGGCGGCACTTTTACCGATGCCTTTGCCCAAGATCCGCAAGGAGTCGAGACTCGCTGCAAAGTTCTATCCACCGGCGTCCTCCGTGTTCGCGTCATCGCCTGCCCAGCACCTGATCAATGGTGCATCGAAGGCCTGCCCTTGATGGCCGCTGGGTTTTATAAAGGCTTCCATGGCGTCATCATTGGCACCTCAGGCGAGGGCATCCCCTTTTCAGTCACCGGCCATCGGCAAACAAACGCATCAGCCCCCAATCAAAGCCTGCTGGAGATCGCCCATTCCGCCACCGACCTCCCGCTGCCGCCTTTCCTCATCGATCTCACCACGGGCGAGGAAGCCCCCGTCCTGGCCACGCGCCTTTTGACACACACCCCGTTAGGCCAGCCATTCCCTCCCCTGGAGCTCCGTCTCGCCACCACCCGCGCCACCAATGCCCTGCTGGAGCGCAAAGGCTCCCCCACCGCCTTCTTCATCACCCAGGGTTTCGGCGACCTCCTCAAAATCGGCGACCAACGTCGCAGCGACCTCTTTGCCCTCCAGCATGAGCCGCGCCCCATCTTCTGTGCTGCCATTGCAGAGGTACCAGAGCGCATCGCCACCGACGGCCACTTGATCCTCTCCCTGGATGAAGCCGCCGTCATAGCCCAGGCTCAGGCCTTCGTTTCAAAAGGCTACCGTCATGCCGCAGTCGCCCTTCTTCATAGCTACGCCCATCCCCAGCATGAAGATCGTGTCGCGGCACTGCTCCTTGCCGCAGGCTTCACCCACGTCACTCTTTCCAGCCAGATCGCCCCCTTCACCAAGATCCTCCCGCGTGCGCAAAGCGCCGTCGCCAATGCCTACCTCACCGGCCCCGTGGAGGCCTTCATTCAGGGCGTCGCTCGTCCGCTCTCAGGCTCCTCACTGTCCATTCTAAACTCCGCCGGCGGACTCGAATCCACCACCGCCATCCGGCCCAAAGACCTCTTGCTCAGCGGCCCCGCAGGCGGTGCCCTCGGCGCAGCCAATGCCGCCGCCAGCCTGGGCCACCGGCGCATCCTCACACTGGACATGGGCGGCACCAGTACAGATGTCGCCCGCATCGACGGACGCCCAGGCTACCGCTTTAGCCAAAACGTCGCCGGCATGCAATTACTCGCCCCCTGCGTCGCCATTGAAACCGTGGCCGCAGGCGGCGGCTCCATCTGCCAGTGGACACCGCACGGCCTCGCCGTCGGGCCGGAAAGCGCAGGCTCCCATCCCGGCCCCGCCTGCTATGGACGCGGCGGCCCGCTGACCATCACCGATGTGAATCTTTTGTTAGGCCGCTTTGATCCCTCCCGAGCCCCCATCCCCCTGGATGCCGATGCAGGCCGCAACCGCCTGAGCGAACTTTTCTCCCTCAGCACCGGTTTCAGTGACCAGGATGAACTCCTCCATGCCTGCCTGAACCTCGCCGTTGAGCACATGGCCGATGCCATCCGCCGCATCTCCGTCGCCGAGGGATACGACCCCCGCGATTACGCCCTCCTCGCCTTCGGCGGTGCCGGTCCCCAGCACGCCTGTGCCGTCGCGGATCGCCTGGGCATCACCACCATTCTTGCCCCGGAAAATGCAGGCATCCTCAGCGCCGTCGGCCTGCATCAGGCCGTGCCGGAAAGGTTGGCGGAAAAACAAGTACTCCGCCCCCTGGATGAATGCCTGGACCATGTGGACGGCTGGATCGGAGAACTCATCACCGAAGCCACCACCGCACTCAAAGCCGCCATGGATACCCTCCCGCATGGCCAGGCCCACCCATCGTCCCTCCTTGCCGAGCTTCGCCTGCGCGGCCAGGACACCCCTATTCAAGTCGCCTTTGAAAAATCCTCCGATTTGCCCCTTCGATACCGCCAATCATACGAACGTCTTTTTGGTTATACCCCGCCATCCCATCGGATCATCGAGCTTGTCAGCCTCCGCGTCGTTGTCTCCTTCCAGCCCGCTTCCATAGCCCTACCTACCACTCCCCCTGAGATCCCTCTCGGCATCGGCCCCCTCCTCATTCAGGATGCGTTCAGCACCCTCGTCGTCTCCTCCGGTTGGCAGGCTGCTCATGTGCCCGGCTTCTCTCACATCCTCACCCGCAGCCAAACCGCCGCTCCATCTGAGCCCCACGTCCAGCCCCTTTCTCGGGATCTCGTACGCCATCGCCTGCACAGCATTGTCACAGACATGGGGGCCCTCCTCTGCCGCACCTCCATCTCCACCAATATCCGCGAGCGCCTGGACTTCTCCTGCGCTCTCCTGGATGCCAGCGGTCGCCTCATTTCCAGTGCTCCGCACATCCCCGTTCACCTCGGTGCCCTCGGCGTCTGCGTGCGCGAGGCCACTCGTGGTTTTTCCCTTCAGCCTGGGGATACCCTCATCACCAATCATCCCGCCTATGGAGGCTCGCACCTGCCGGATGTCACCCTCATCACTCCCGCCTTTGACTCCTCCGGCACCCTCCTCGGTTTCGTGGCAAATCGCGCCCACCATGCTGAGATCGGCGGCATCACTCCTGGCTCCATGCCAGCCACCGCCACATCCCTTGTCCAGGAAGGCGTGGTCATCTCACCTCAGCACCTCGTCCGCGCCGGGCAGTCCTGTTTTGAAACCATCGCCACCCTGCTCAACACCTCCCCTTACCCCACCCGAAATCTAGCAGATAACCTCGCCGATCTCCACGCCCAGCTCGCCGCCAACCTCCTCGGCGCAGACCGTCTTCGCGATCTCGCAGGTGATTCCCCCCAGGCTCTTCTTGAATGCCTGGACGCCATCCTCGCCCACAGCGCCCAGGTCATGCAGCGCCAGATCCCCCACATCCAGGATGGCATGGCCCAGCAGACGCTGGACGACGGCTCCCTCATCCGCGTCCACATCACCCATCCCACCCCCGCTCGCCTCCGCCTGGACTTCACCGGCACCTCACCTGTCCATCCGCACAATCTCAATGCTACCCGCGCCATCGTCAGCAGCGCCGTCCTCTATACCCTCCGCCTCCTCCTCCAGGAAGACCTCCCTTTAAACGAAGGCCTGCTGGAGCCAGTCGAGATCATCTTGCCCAAGGGCACCCTCCTAAACCCCGTCTTCACTGGCGACCCCGCCCAGGATCCCGCCGTCGTCGGCGGCAATGTGGAGGTCAGCCAGCGCCTGGTGGATACCCTCCTCCTCGCCTTCCGCCTCCAGGCCTGCAGCCAGGGCACCATGAATAACTTTTTGTTCGGCGATGGCCGCTTCGGTTATTATGAAACCATCGCTGGCGGCACCGGCGCAGGTCCCGGTTATCACGGGGCCGATGCCCTGCACAGCCACATGACAAATACCGCCATCACCGATCCCGAAATCATCGAGCAACGCTACCCCGTGCGTCTCCATGAATTCTCCATCCGCCAGCATTCCGGTGGCACCGGTCAGTGGCACGGCGGCAACGGCATCGTTCGGGAGTTCGAATTCCTCCAGCCCCTCACCGTCTCTCTCCTCACTCAGCATCGCCAGTCCGCGCCTTACGGTCTGGAGGGGGGCCAGGGCGGCTCTTGCGGCCGCCAGTTTCTCATCCAAGGCCAGGACTCCACCATCTTGCCCTCCAGCACCAGCTTCCCCGTCCAGCCCGGCGAACGCATCCGCATCGAGACTCCTGGCGGCGGCGGCTGGGGGCAAATCACCTCGTAA
- a CDS encoding tetratricopeptide repeat protein, with protein MTLSRVFLLTLLSATLVSAEPKPSLEVQAMLQETYQLQKQERYQEALKKLDEIEALAPGLADVYNMRGSLYLTPALRDFDKAAQQLDKAAAIQPSALAPRFNKAELLFVKKDWPAASAALQKLLDDLPDLQLQVRHLTLFKRLICEVQMDQYEQAEKTLKDHFTFMDDTPAYYYSKAAIASGRNEETTSREWIAKAAKIYKPGQSAAYMDALVESELLPGTNSPPPEKK; from the coding sequence ATGACTTTATCCCGCGTTTTCCTGCTCACGCTCCTGTCAGCCACCTTGGTTTCTGCGGAGCCTAAGCCATCTCTGGAGGTCCAGGCCATGCTCCAGGAAACCTATCAGTTGCAGAAGCAGGAGCGTTATCAGGAAGCCCTGAAAAAACTCGACGAAATCGAAGCCCTCGCCCCTGGCTTGGCGGATGTTTATAACATGCGCGGCTCCCTGTATCTCACCCCTGCCCTGCGTGATTTTGACAAGGCTGCCCAGCAGCTTGATAAAGCAGCCGCCATCCAGCCATCCGCCCTTGCTCCTCGCTTCAACAAAGCGGAACTCCTCTTCGTCAAAAAGGACTGGCCCGCAGCCTCCGCCGCCCTGCAAAAATTGCTGGATGATCTCCCCGATTTACAGCTCCAGGTTCGTCACCTGACTCTCTTTAAGCGCCTCATCTGTGAAGTACAGATGGATCAATACGAGCAGGCCGAAAAAACTTTGAAGGATCATTTCACCTTCATGGATGACACCCCGGCTTATTATTATAGCAAGGCCGCCATCGCCTCTGGCCGCAATGAAGAAACCACCTCCAGGGAATGGATCGCCAAAGCTGCAAAAATCTATAAACCCGGACAATCCGCCGCTTACATGGATGCCTTGGTCGAGTCCGAATTGCTCCCCGGAACCAACTCCCCACCTCCAGAAAAAAAATAA
- a CDS encoding cytochrome-c peroxidase produces MKTTLLITSSLLSLMASAAFADALSDSYLAMFKPLPEVAPSQDNELTEAKTNLGRMLYYETRLSKNGKMSCNSCHMLDKFGQDNLPFSPGHEGKLGGRSSPTVYNAALHIAQFWDGRATTVEEQAKGPVLNPVEMGMASANDVVAVLKSIPGYVEAFKAAFPGEAEPVNYDNFGKAVGAFERRLVTPSRWDDYLRGRKEALTVDEQKGYETFAKAGCATCHNGPAIGGAMYHKLGLVKAWPGLKDLGRYEATHVDGDKHFFKVSGLRNVTETGPYLHDGSVKTLEDMVRMMGEHQLGKMLTDEETASIVTFLKSLKGEIPKEYIAQPKLPASGPNTPKA; encoded by the coding sequence ATGAAGACCACCCTGCTCATTACTTCCTCCCTATTGTCACTGATGGCCTCGGCTGCATTTGCAGATGCGCTGTCGGATTCTTATCTGGCGATGTTCAAGCCGCTGCCTGAAGTGGCCCCATCCCAGGACAATGAGCTCACGGAAGCGAAGACCAATCTGGGCCGGATGCTGTACTACGAGACACGCCTTTCAAAGAACGGCAAAATGTCCTGCAACAGTTGCCACATGCTGGATAAATTTGGTCAGGATAATCTGCCCTTTTCCCCGGGGCATGAAGGCAAGCTAGGAGGGCGGAGTTCGCCCACGGTTTACAATGCGGCGCTGCACATCGCGCAATTCTGGGATGGGCGTGCGACGACGGTGGAGGAGCAGGCCAAAGGGCCGGTGCTGAATCCGGTGGAAATGGGCATGGCCAGTGCGAATGACGTGGTGGCTGTGCTGAAGTCCATCCCTGGCTATGTTGAGGCGTTTAAAGCTGCGTTTCCAGGCGAAGCGGAGCCTGTGAACTATGACAATTTTGGCAAGGCCGTCGGTGCCTTTGAGCGCAGACTCGTGACGCCATCCCGCTGGGACGACTATCTGAGAGGACGCAAGGAGGCGCTGACCGTGGACGAGCAAAAGGGGTATGAAACCTTTGCCAAAGCTGGCTGTGCGACCTGCCATAATGGCCCGGCCATCGGCGGGGCGATGTATCATAAGCTGGGACTGGTGAAGGCCTGGCCGGGACTGAAGGATCTGGGGCGCTATGAGGCGACGCACGTAGATGGCGACAAGCATTTCTTCAAAGTATCCGGTCTGCGTAACGTGACCGAAACGGGTCCCTATCTGCATGATGGCTCCGTGAAGACCCTGGAAGATATGGTGAGGATGATGGGTGAGCACCAACTGGGCAAGATGCTGACGGATGAAGAGACAGCCAGCATCGTGACCTTCCTGAAATCTTTAAAAGGAGAGATCCCCAAAGAATACATCGCCCAGCCGAAACTGCCTGCTAGCGGACCGAATACCCCGAAGGCCTGA
- a CDS encoding DegT/DnrJ/EryC1/StrS family aminotransferase: protein MSVPLLDVNAQNIPLESELQAAFTRVLQHGRFIMGPEMEVFEKEIAEMVGVKHALAVSSGTDALLLALMALDIGPGDEVLCPAFTFFATAGAVSRLGAIPVFTDICPICFNLDVNDARAKITEKTKAIIPVHLFGQSADMDAILALAEEKGLRVIEDGAQAIGAEYKGRGCGSMGDFGAYSFFPSKNLGGFGDGGMLVTNDDALAEFARVLRVHGSKPKYYHHYVGGNFRMDTLQCALLSVKVKRYAEYTAQRQANAAHYTEALSKLPGVVQADPSHCKCLSSQDAWLAGQEARIVLPVGYAHNTHIWNQYTLRVIGAGQRDGLRDYLQKAGIGCEIYYPLTLDQQPCFADLPEASLSGCEVSHRMAQEVISLPIYGELTEAQRLEVIAGIASWLSA, encoded by the coding sequence ATGTCCGTCCCGCTCCTCGACGTCAACGCCCAGAATATCCCTCTCGAATCTGAACTCCAGGCCGCGTTCACGCGTGTGCTGCAGCACGGTCGCTTCATCATGGGGCCGGAGATGGAGGTGTTTGAAAAAGAAATCGCCGAGATGGTGGGTGTGAAGCATGCGCTGGCTGTTTCCTCAGGCACCGATGCGCTTTTGCTCGCGCTCATGGCGCTGGACATCGGTCCAGGGGATGAGGTGCTGTGCCCGGCCTTCACCTTTTTCGCCACGGCAGGGGCGGTGTCCCGCCTGGGGGCGATACCTGTTTTTACAGACATTTGCCCCATCTGCTTCAACCTGGATGTCAATGACGCGCGGGCAAAGATCACGGAGAAAACGAAAGCAATCATCCCGGTGCATCTTTTTGGTCAAAGCGCCGACATGGATGCCATCCTGGCGCTGGCTGAGGAAAAAGGCCTGCGGGTCATTGAAGACGGAGCTCAGGCGATTGGGGCGGAGTATAAGGGCCGTGGGTGCGGGTCCATGGGGGACTTTGGCGCGTATAGCTTTTTCCCCAGCAAAAATCTGGGCGGCTTTGGCGATGGTGGCATGCTGGTGACCAATGATGATGCGCTGGCCGAATTTGCCCGGGTGCTGCGCGTGCATGGCTCAAAGCCGAAGTACTACCATCACTACGTGGGCGGCAATTTCCGCATGGATACGCTGCAATGCGCGCTGCTGAGCGTGAAGGTGAAGCGCTATGCTGAATACACGGCCCAGCGTCAGGCCAATGCGGCCCACTATACAGAGGCACTGTCAAAACTGCCGGGCGTGGTGCAGGCGGATCCCTCCCATTGTAAATGCTTGAGCAGCCAGGATGCCTGGCTGGCAGGGCAGGAGGCCCGCATCGTGCTGCCTGTGGGCTATGCGCACAATACGCATATCTGGAACCAATATACCCTGCGGGTGATTGGAGCCGGGCAGCGTGATGGCCTGCGTGATTATTTACAAAAAGCAGGCATCGGCTGCGAGATCTATTATCCGCTGACCCTAGACCAGCAGCCCTGCTTTGCCGACCTGCCCGAGGCGTCTTTGAGCGGCTGTGAAGTCTCTCACAGGATGGCCCAGGAGGTCATCAGCCTGCCCATCTATGGTGAGCTGACAGAAGCCCAGCGCCTGGAGGTCATTGCTGGCATCGCTAGCTGGCTCAGTGCTTGA
- a CDS encoding GtrA family protein encodes MFAQLSSLTQFVRDNDWRTILAHVNSRDAHPLLQFIKYGICGLGAFITHQLIWFPLSMWVFPAFDHSLPDATRAMNTAISNLIAVFFSTTVAYVTNIMWVFKSGRHSRTVEIASFFIISAISFSGGLLAGPWLIKVFGISTWIAQGSMAVTSVLINYVCRKLFIFKH; translated from the coding sequence ATGTTCGCCCAGCTCAGCTCCCTCACCCAGTTCGTCCGCGACAATGACTGGCGCACCATCTTGGCCCATGTGAACTCCCGCGATGCACATCCGCTGCTGCAGTTCATCAAATACGGGATCTGCGGCCTGGGTGCCTTCATCACCCATCAGCTCATCTGGTTTCCCCTGTCCATGTGGGTCTTTCCAGCCTTTGATCATTCGCTGCCGGATGCCACCCGGGCGATGAATACGGCCATTAGCAATCTTATCGCTGTGTTTTTCAGCACCACAGTGGCCTATGTCACCAACATCATGTGGGTGTTCAAGTCCGGTCGCCATAGCCGCACGGTGGAGATCGCCAGCTTCTTCATCATCAGCGCCATTAGCTTCAGCGGCGGCCTGCTGGCAGGCCCCTGGCTGATCAAGGTCTTTGGCATCAGCACCTGGATCGCCCAGGGCAGCATGGCGGTCACTTCCGTGCTGATCAATTACGTCTGCCGAAAGCTCTTTATCTTCAAGCACTGA
- a CDS encoding glycine zipper domain-containing protein, which translates to MKSIILSLLAALSLVSCATGPNAQTGTVVGALGGAAVGGIIGNQSGRGLEGAAIGAGLGALGGNAIGNSQDQRNAQYYNNQGYNNQGYDQGYRGQQRRPSGYYQNGQPYYGNPY; encoded by the coding sequence ATGAAATCGATAATTCTCTCCCTCCTCGCGGCCCTCAGCCTTGTCTCTTGCGCCACGGGGCCTAACGCCCAAACAGGCACTGTCGTCGGTGCCCTCGGTGGTGCCGCTGTCGGCGGTATTATTGGCAATCAGAGTGGCCGTGGCCTGGAAGGCGCAGCCATCGGTGCCGGCTTGGGTGCCCTCGGCGGTAACGCCATCGGCAACTCCCAGGACCAGCGCAACGCGCAGTATTATAACAACCAAGGCTACAACAATCAGGGTTATGACCAGGGCTACCGTGGCCAGCAGCGCCGCCCCTCCGGTTACTATCAAAATGGCCAGCCGTATTACGGCAATCCCTATTGA
- the rpmJ gene encoding 50S ribosomal protein L36 translates to MRVRTSVKPLCELCRVIRRKGVVRVVCKNPRHKQRQG, encoded by the coding sequence ATGCGTGTCCGTACATCTGTCAAACCTCTCTGCGAACTTTGCCGCGTTATCCGCCGCAAAGGCGTGGTCCGCGTCGTCTGCAAAAACCCACGCCACAAGCAGCGTCAGGGTTAA
- the rpsM gene encoding 30S ribosomal protein S13 has translation MARLLGVEIPNEKKIEYSLPYIYGIGLPLSRKILAASNIDPNVRAGELTDDQIALITQVIQGMAIVYEGDLRREQGMHMKRLLGINCYRATRHRRGLPVRGQRTHTNSRTRKGPRKTVGAQSKPGAKKGKV, from the coding sequence ATGGCACGCCTACTTGGAGTCGAAATCCCGAACGAAAAGAAGATCGAATATTCCCTGCCTTATATTTATGGCATCGGTCTTCCCCTGAGCCGCAAGATTCTTGCCGCCAGCAACATTGATCCTAACGTCCGGGCCGGAGAGCTGACGGATGACCAGATCGCTCTCATCACCCAGGTGATCCAGGGCATGGCCATCGTCTATGAAGGTGACCTTCGCCGTGAGCAGGGCATGCACATGAAGCGCCTGCTGGGCATCAACTGCTACCGCGCCACCCGTCACCGTCGTGGTCTGCCAGTTCGCGGTCAGCGCACACACACCAATTCCCGCACTCGCAAAGGTCCTCGTAAGACCGTCGGTGCACAGAGCAAGCCTGGTGCCAAGAAGGGCAAGGTCTAA
- the rpsK gene encoding 30S ribosomal protein S11, whose protein sequence is MAEETTTPAVAPEAPAPEAAPAPAAAAAPAAPAAPGADKQPTSGDRAVSQSVWLEIGAGDGTESAKVIKAKGSKNVSAGIVHVRSSFNNTMVSITDRGGNLIGWSTSGKMGFRGSRKGTAYAAQVVAQDACRQAMSHGLREVEVRLRGPGSGRESAVRAIQAMGVEVTVIKDATPIPHNGCRPPKARRV, encoded by the coding sequence ATGGCAGAAGAAACAACAACTCCGGCAGTGGCTCCTGAAGCCCCAGCCCCAGAAGCTGCTCCAGCTCCGGCCGCCGCCGCAGCACCAGCAGCTCCCGCCGCCCCAGGTGCTGACAAGCAGCCAACCAGTGGTGACCGTGCAGTGTCCCAGAGCGTGTGGCTCGAAATCGGTGCTGGTGACGGCACTGAATCCGCCAAGGTCATCAAGGCCAAGGGTTCTAAGAACGTCTCCGCCGGGATCGTTCACGTCCGTTCCAGCTTCAACAACACGATGGTCTCCATCACGGACCGTGGCGGCAACCTCATTGGTTGGTCCACCTCCGGTAAAATGGGCTTCCGTGGTTCCCGTAAAGGCACCGCTTATGCAGCTCAGGTCGTCGCTCAGGATGCTTGCCGTCAGGCCATGAGTCACGGCCTCCGCGAAGTTGAAGTCCGTCTGCGCGGCCCAGGTTCTGGCCGTGAGTCCGCTGTCCGTGCCATCCAGGCCATGGGCGTCGAGGTCACCGTCATCAAAGACGCTACCCCGATCCCTCACAACGGTTGCCGCCCACCAAAGGCACGCCGCGTCTAA
- the rpsD gene encoding 30S ribosomal protein S4, with translation MARYTGPREKIARRFGVALFGPSKSLETRNFPPGQHGVKNSRRKNSDYAVALIEKQKLRFQYGVLEKQFRLTFAEAQRRKGVTGENLLQMLESRLDNVVYRFGFANTRFASRQLVSHRHITVNGKIVNIASYQVKPGDVIAAKQSPRSQQLVGRFLEMTLGNPSPDWVTVDRDKMSGVFNRAPIRDEINPIANEQLVVELYSR, from the coding sequence ATGGCACGTTACACAGGTCCCCGCGAAAAGATCGCCCGTCGTTTTGGCGTCGCGCTTTTCGGTCCTTCCAAATCCCTCGAAACCCGCAACTTCCCACCAGGGCAGCATGGCGTTAAGAATTCCCGCCGCAAAAACTCTGATTACGCGGTCGCTCTGATCGAAAAGCAGAAGCTGCGTTTCCAGTATGGCGTGCTTGAAAAGCAGTTCCGCCTCACTTTCGCCGAAGCTCAGCGCCGTAAGGGTGTGACCGGTGAAAACCTGCTTCAGATGCTGGAATCCCGTCTCGACAACGTGGTTTACCGCTTCGGCTTCGCGAACACCCGTTTCGCCTCCCGTCAGCTCGTCAGCCATCGCCACATCACGGTGAATGGTAAGATCGTCAACATCGCCAGCTACCAGGTGAAGCCTGGTGACGTGATCGCTGCCAAGCAGTCTCCTCGCTCCCAGCAGCTTGTTGGTCGTTTCCTTGAAATGACTCTCGGCAATCCTAGCCCTGATTGGGTGACGGTAGATCGCGACAAGATGTCCGGTGTTTTCAACCGTGCTCCGATCCGTGACGAGATCAACCCGATTGCCAATGAGCAGCTCGTGGTGGAACTCTACTCCCGTTAA